From the genome of Syntrophorhabdaceae bacterium, one region includes:
- a CDS encoding alcohol dehydrogenase catalytic domain-containing protein: protein MEKMKCIMVRKIGSFDVASTKIRPPTEDEVLIRVEGAGVCRTDLKLIREGHRDLVLPRIPGEEVVGSVHRTGIAVSNFKEGDRVYVYPGVWCGKCPACRSGAENLCRDMRIMGFHRDGGFAEYVTVPARSIIAVPEGLKAEHAVFAEPLSCCLNALELGASGMGKTIAIWGAGPAGTLLFRAASALGAVPVCIEPDDQRRQRINGIKRTADEKYDLCIVAVGSKSAYEEALASLNPRGRLVVFSGLRPAEPALSVDFNRLHYFEQTIVGAYGCAYRQGISALDLIHNGRIVVEDLISHRMQLDELETALRLVEERQSMKIILRP from the coding sequence ATGGAAAAAATGAAATGCATCATGGTCCGCAAGATCGGAAGTTTCGATGTGGCCAGTACGAAGATTCGGCCACCCACTGAAGATGAAGTCCTGATACGAGTGGAAGGGGCGGGCGTGTGCCGGACCGATCTCAAACTGATCCGGGAGGGACATCGGGACCTTGTCCTGCCTCGAATCCCCGGGGAAGAAGTGGTGGGCAGCGTCCATCGCACTGGTATAGCGGTAAGCAATTTCAAGGAGGGAGACAGGGTATATGTCTATCCCGGTGTTTGGTGCGGAAAGTGCCCGGCCTGCCGTTCGGGTGCGGAAAATCTATGCCGTGACATGCGGATCATGGGATTTCATCGCGACGGCGGTTTTGCCGAATACGTCACCGTGCCCGCGAGAAGCATCATAGCCGTTCCAGAAGGGTTGAAGGCGGAGCACGCCGTTTTCGCGGAGCCTCTCTCATGCTGCCTGAATGCTTTGGAACTCGGCGCTTCCGGGATGGGGAAAACCATTGCCATATGGGGTGCCGGACCCGCAGGAACGCTGCTCTTCAGGGCGGCATCGGCTCTTGGTGCTGTCCCTGTTTGCATAGAGCCTGACGACCAGCGACGGCAGAGAATCAATGGAATAAAGAGAACAGCCGACGAGAAGTACGATCTGTGCATCGTGGCTGTTGGGTCAAAGTCGGCATACGAGGAAGCCCTCGCAAGCCTCAATCCCCGTGGCCGGTTGGTCGTTTTTTCGGGGCTACGACCTGCGGAACCAGCTTTGTCGGTGGACTTTAACCGCTTGCATTACTTCGAGCAGACCATCGTCGGAGCTTACGGGTGCGCCTATCGCCAAGGCATCTCGGCCCTCGATCTCATCCATAACGGCCGCATTGTTGTGGAGGACCTCATCTCCCATCGGATGCAACTCGATGAGCTTGAAACCGCATTGAGGCTCGTTGAAGAGCGGCAGAGCATGAAAATCATATTGCGACCATAG
- the trpD gene encoding anthranilate phosphoribosyltransferase — MEYNNDSLIQFGKAIQRLIDKKDLSRQESYETFRQILLNLQPELHQGAFLAALVAKGETAQEIAGAWQAIVEFDTIPANETFEAPLVENCGTGMDALKTFNVSTAAAVVAAAGGVRMARHGARALTSMYGTVDLLEAVGVDVDADVNKVCQSIRKAGIGIFNGTSPKVHPRSLARILGQIRFGSTLNISASLAGPCRPTHALRGVYSSSLLPKMSEVMREIGYERGLIVHGLDATGEKGIDELSNMGESVICEFDSDGKETTYSINPEDVGLRRSSYEDVATLGNLRRESVRFMKVISGTGHDSCIDLTCLNAGAIFYLTGKARSIREGIERGKELVFSGRAFEKLRQWAMVQCDDEERGLRRFAAITAEAG; from the coding sequence ATGGAATACAATAATGACAGCCTTATTCAATTCGGCAAGGCAATTCAACGGTTGATCGACAAAAAAGATCTGTCCCGGCAGGAGAGTTACGAAACGTTCCGGCAGATCCTGTTAAACCTCCAGCCCGAACTGCACCAAGGGGCGTTCCTTGCAGCCCTGGTTGCCAAGGGCGAAACGGCTCAGGAAATCGCCGGTGCTTGGCAGGCCATCGTCGAGTTCGACACCATCCCCGCCAATGAAACCTTTGAGGCCCCTCTTGTCGAAAACTGCGGAACAGGCATGGATGCGCTGAAGACCTTCAATGTCAGCACGGCCGCCGCCGTTGTGGCTGCAGCTGGAGGTGTTCGCATGGCCCGCCATGGGGCAAGAGCTCTCACATCGATGTACGGGACGGTTGATCTGCTCGAAGCCGTAGGTGTCGACGTCGATGCCGATGTGAACAAGGTGTGCCAAAGTATCCGCAAAGCCGGCATTGGAATTTTCAATGGGACGAGCCCTAAGGTCCATCCGCGCTCGCTGGCACGAATCCTCGGTCAGATCCGTTTCGGGTCTACTCTGAACATCAGCGCATCCCTGGCAGGTCCCTGCAGGCCCACCCATGCCCTGCGGGGCGTCTATTCGAGCAGCCTCCTTCCGAAGATGTCAGAAGTCATGAGAGAGATTGGGTATGAGAGAGGACTGATCGTCCATGGACTTGACGCTACTGGTGAGAAAGGCATCGATGAACTTTCGAACATGGGAGAAAGCGTCATCTGTGAGTTTGATTCGGACGGAAAGGAGACAACTTACTCGATCAATCCCGAAGACGTTGGTCTCAGGCGTTCGAGCTATGAAGACGTCGCAACTCTGGGAAACCTGAGGCGGGAATCGGTTCGATTCATGAAAGTCATAAGCGGCACGGGCCATGACTCCTGCATAGACCTGACCTGCCTTAACGCCGGAGCGATTTTCTATCTCACCGGCAAAGCACGCAGCATCCGTGAGGGCATTGAGCGGGGGAAGGAGCTGGTTTTTTCCGGACGGGCCTTCGAGAAACTTAGGCAATGGGCGATGGTTCAGTGTGACGACGAAGAGAGGGGATTGAGGCGGTTTGCTGCCATCACAGCAGAGGCAGG